Proteins encoded by one window of Puntigrus tetrazona isolate hp1 chromosome 17, ASM1883169v1, whole genome shotgun sequence:
- the LOC122362023 gene encoding LOW QUALITY PROTEIN: general transcription factor II-I repeat domain-containing protein 2-like (The sequence of the model RefSeq protein was modified relative to this genomic sequence to represent the inferred CDS: inserted 1 base in 1 codon) yields the protein MAFSKKRKEDVECQVFQEKWTENYLFTEVNAKPVCLVCYQQVAVFKEFNIRRHYETQHKDKYDHLKGQIRKDEINKLVTGLKKQQSAFTRSHDIPDGAVRASYIIAXFVKTCMLKAAEVVCPEKRPAFANISLTRNTIADRVTELSSDLSSQTKEKIKSFIAFSIAIDESTDVTDVAQLAMERWISCAFEGTGPSR from the exons atggcattttcaaaaaaaagaaaagaggacgTGGAGTGCCAAGTTTTCCAGGAAAAATGGACTGAGAATTATTTATTCACAGAAGTGAATGCAAAACCAGTGTGCTTGGTATGTTATCAGCAAGTTGCGGTGTTCAAAGAGTTTAATATTCGGCGCCACTATGAGACTCAGCATAAAGACAAGTATGACCACTTGAAAGGACAAATAAGGAAAGACGAGATAAACAAATTGGTCACTGGTCTGAAGAAACAGCAGTCTGCTTTTACGCGCAGCCATGATATTCCTGATGGAGCTGTAAGAGCGAGCTACATTATTG aatttgtaaaaacatgcatgctgAAGGCTGCAGAAGTCGTGTGCCCTGAAAAGCGACCTGCCTTTGCCAATATTAGTCTAACGAGGAACACTATCGCAGATCGGGTGACAGAACTCTCAAGTGATTTGAGCAGCCAAACGAAAGAGAAAATCAAGTCATTTATCGCATTTTCAATTGCAATAGATGAGAGCACTGATGTCACAGATGTGGCTCAACTGGCAATGGAGCGCTGGATAAG CTGTGCGTTTGAAGGCACAGGACCGTCCCGATAA